CTAACGCATAAAGAGATTTTGAAAGAGGTTTGGGGGCCTGCCCACGGTGATGATACGCAGTATTTGCGTGTCTTTATCGGACAGATACGCGCCAAGATCGAAAAGGATTTTATCCTGCCAGCGCTTATCACAACGGAGCCGGGGGTCGGGTACCGGATGGAGTTGGCAGAAATTGCGGATTTATGCCCCCTTTCCGACCGCCGAACTATAGAGGAGCGCCGTGCATAGAAAATGCGCCGCTCTTTGTTCAAGAGCGGCGCATTAAGGATCGTGTTGCCGTTATTGCTTGCGCGCCCAAGCCTTAAGATCAGTCATCCATTTGTCTAAGGTTTTGCCTGATTTTTGCAGCAGAGTCGGGTCTTTCTTTGTGATCACGTCTCTCATGTCTTTAACTTCTTTACGCATCTCGACAATGCCTGCTTGATGGGCTTTGTAGGCATCATCTTTTTGCATTTCATCAAGCGCGTCATCGGCATGACCTAAAGCATAACGCGCGCCATCATAGTTTTGACCTCGCAGAAAGTTTTGAGCGATGCTGATATTGTCATGGGCCTTGTCAACAGGAATGGAAACAGTATTGTCAACACTTACGACGGCATCAGTCAGTTCGCCAAGTTTTGTTTGAGCCTCTACAAGTTTGCCTTCCTTCACATAGGCTTCCGCTTCTGTAAGATAGGTCTCAGCCTTATCGTTGCTGAGGTCAAGGGTCAGCATAACAATCTCCGCGTCGCTGACGGCCAGACTATTTCTCGCCCATATTGGCCCATCGCTGACTTCTTTAATCTTCATGGGGCCAGCCTCAAGGGGGAAATAATTATACTTATGGACAGTATCGAACGTGTAATTAACACGACCTGCCGTTACGTTTTGAACGCGCCGTTGATCCGTTGTTGCACTGGTGATAAGGACAACCATGTTACGAGCTTGGCTAATGTGCTGCTCTGCTAAAGCTGCATTTTTCATAGCTAAGGCTACACGCGCATAGTTGACGTGGGCCACAAAGTTTTGTGCGGCAACGCGGGGATCAGAAACCGCATCGCTGCTGATCGGCGCATTGGCTTTAACAACAGTATTGGTTGTGATGGTGTTCGCGGCGTTAGCATACGGTGCCTGCGCCAGCATAAAGCCGGTGCTAAGCATCGTCGTGATAAGAAGAGTTCGTGTTTTCATGGTTGATTTCCTTTTGTTGGATTGATCGTGACGGTGTCGTTTAACGTTAGAGTGACTAAAAACCATCAGGGCATATGCTGCCCCAATGGTTCTTCGTAGCAGGACAGAAAGCTAGGCTGCCTTGTTCGGCTTATTTGTGCCCGAGCATGTTGGGCAGGCTTTTTCAAACGTCTTAATGCGTTTTTCGGCAACTTCTTTGGCGACGCCGTACTTTTCTTTCAAA
This genomic stretch from Bdellovibrionales bacterium harbors:
- a CDS encoding YfdX family protein yields the protein MKTRTLLITTMLSTGFMLAQAPYANAANTITTNTVVKANAPISSDAVSDPRVAAQNFVAHVNYARVALAMKNAALAEQHISQARNMVVLITSATTDQRRVQNVTAGRVNYTFDTVHKYNYFPLEAGPMKIKEVSDGPIWARNSLAVSDAEIVMLTLDLSNDKAETYLTEAEAYVKEGKLVEAQTKLGELTDAVVSVDNTVSIPVDKAHDNISIAQNFLRGQNYDGARYALGHADDALDEMQKDDAYKAHQAGIVEMRKEVKDMRDVITKKDPTLLQKSGKTLDKWMTDLKAWARKQ